The nucleotide sequence CGCTTCGGCTTCGGTGATGTGACCGGAGTTCAACTCTGCATCGATGGACATCTGTTTACCAGGCATTGCATCCAAGGTGAATCGGGCTGCAACTTCCGCCACGCGCCCGGAACCCTTGGTGATAACCATGAAGTTGATGATCATCAGAATCAGGAACATCACAAAACCGATGACGTAGTTACCACCAACCACAAAGTTGGCGAAAGACGCGATCACGTGACCTGCCGCCTGTTCACCTTCGTGACCGTGGGTCAGGATCAAACGGGTGGTCGCCACGTTCAGGGCCAGACGGAACAAAGTCGTCATCAGAAGCAATGACGGGAAGGATGTGAAATCCAGAGCGCGATCGGTATAGATACTTACCAGCAGGATCAGGATGCTGATCGCCAACGAGAAAGTCAGTGCCAGATCCAGCATCATCGGCGGAAGCGGGATGATCATCACGGCCAATACGGCAAGCAAGCCCACGGCAATGAACAAGTCCGTGTTCTTGGTGATCTTGTCAAATCGTTTTAAGAACTGAAACAACTGATCCATTATCTTTTCTTCCTACGCAAACGGTAAACGTATGAAAGCACTTCAGCCACAGCCACGAAGAGCTCCCGGGGAATAACCTGTCCAATTTTCAAAGTCTTGAAGATCGTGCGCGCCAGTGGTTTGTTTTCCACGATCGGCACATTGTTTTCGCGCGCGATTTCCTTGATCTTTTCCGCCACGTGATCCGCACCCATCGCCACGATTTGCGGTGCCGGCAGATTGTCCGAATACTTCAGAACCACTGCAATGTGGGTCGGATTGGTGATGACGACGTCCGCCTTCGGAATCTCGGACATCATGCGCTTGCTCGCCATTTCGCGCTGAATGCGGCGAATGCGCGACTTGATCATCGGATCACCCTCGCGCTGCTTGTGTTCTTCCTTGACCTCTTGCTTGGTCATCATCATTTTCTTTTCAAGATCAAATCGCTGATAGAAATAGTCAGCACCGGCAATCACCAGCATCACGGCACCGACACCACCCAGAAGCTTCACCACGATCACACCAATGTAGGCGATGATCTGATCGATGGAATAAGTCAGCATGTATGGCACCTGCGTGACTTCACTGCGCAGCAGGAAGTAAAGCACCATGGCCACGGCACCCATTTTCAAAATGGACTTCAAAGCTTCGACCAGGGCACGCATGCTGAAAACACGCTTGAAGCCCTCAACCGGATTTACTTTTTCAAAATTAGGGGAAACAGCGTCTTCGACCTGCAGAAAGCCGATTTGCACAATTGAAGAGGCGGCGCCGATGATACCGGCAAACAAAAGAACCGGTGCAATCAGGATCATGGCTTTCACACCGCAGTACTGGGCCGCTTCGGTAAAGTTACCTTCACGCACCATTTTCACCATGTCGTCGCCGAAAGAGTGCTGGAAAACCTCGTACATTTCCTTGAAGAAAAAACGGCCCAAAGCATACACGCCACCAGCCGCCGCAAGTAACATTACTGCGGACGCCAGCTCCTTTGTATGTGCAACGTTCCCTCGTTTGCGAAACTCTTCCCGTCTCGCGTCCGTTGCTTCTTCGGACTTTTCGCCGTTATCTTCAGCCATCTCGTTCCTTCCTAGAACTTAAAAGCCTTACCCTATAAGTGTTTCATCACATCAAACAGTTTGCTAGCTGTGATTTCAACAACCCCATTCATTTCCATAATCAAAAGCGGAAGGCAGATAAACACCACTGCCATACCCAGCATGATCGTCACCGGCATACTTGTTACCAGGACGTTGATCTGGGGGACCGCTCTTCCCAGAATACCCATTGCCAGATTGGCAATCAGGATCGCCACCAGTACCGGGGCACACATCTTGATCGCCATTACAAATGCAACTTGTCCGAATACGGCGATTTCCGCAAACGGACCAAAATTCAAAGCCAAAGAACTGACCGGCACAAGCTCATAGCTTTGCGCGATCGCACTGATCAGCATGTGATGGCCATTGATGGCCAAAAACACCAAAGTCGCCATGGCAGAATAGAACTGCTCGATCACCCCACCCTGGGAACCCATCATCGGGTTATAAAGCTGAGCCGCGCTCAGACCCACGCTCATGGAAACCAGGTCCCCTGTCATACTGACCACAAAGAAGAACAACCGGGTTAAAAAACCAAGAGCCAATCCGACAATCAATTCGCGGACTGCCAAGCCAATGATTTCATTGGAAATTACGAGATAGTCGACGTTGCCGACTTTGACCACCGGGTAAAGCACCATACTCAATACCAGAGAAAGCAGGATCTTAACCGGCGTATTCACCAACGGAGAGCCAAAAACCGCGGAAGAGATCACATA is from Bdellovibrio bacteriovorus str. Tiberius and encodes:
- the flhB gene encoding flagellar biosynthesis protein FlhB, with translation MAEDNGEKSEEATDARREEFRKRGNVAHTKELASAVMLLAAAGGVYALGRFFFKEMYEVFQHSFGDDMVKMVREGNFTEAAQYCGVKAMILIAPVLLFAGIIGAASSIVQIGFLQVEDAVSPNFEKVNPVEGFKRVFSMRALVEALKSILKMGAVAMVLYFLLRSEVTQVPYMLTYSIDQIIAYIGVIVVKLLGGVGAVMLVIAGADYFYQRFDLEKKMMMTKQEVKEEHKQREGDPMIKSRIRRIQREMASKRMMSEIPKADVVITNPTHIAVVLKYSDNLPAPQIVAMGADHVAEKIKEIARENNVPIVENKPLARTIFKTLKIGQVIPRELFVAVAEVLSYVYRLRRKKR
- the fliR gene encoding flagellar biosynthetic protein FliR encodes the protein MLNWSAMTEAQILLFALVLLRMLAYVISSAVFGSPLVNTPVKILLSLVLSMVLYPVVKVGNVDYLVISNEIIGLAVRELIVGLALGFLTRLFFFVVSMTGDLVSMSVGLSAAQLYNPMMGSQGGVIEQFYSAMATLVFLAINGHHMLISAIAQSYELVPVSSLALNFGPFAEIAVFGQVAFVMAIKMCAPVLVAILIANLAMGILGRAVPQINVLVTSMPVTIMLGMAVVFICLPLLIMEMNGVVEITASKLFDVMKHL